Proteins encoded by one window of Kribbella flavida DSM 17836:
- the purL gene encoding phosphoribosylformylglycinamidine synthase subunit PurL: MSSDTVSNATSTPDVEQPWAELGLKPDEYQRIRDILDRRPTSCELAMYSVMWSEHCSYKSSKVHLKRFGEIPQETPAGKMLAGIGENAGVIDIGEGYAVTFKVESHNHPSYVEPYQGAATGVGGIVRDILAMGARPVAVMDPLRFGPLDAPDTKRVLPGIVSGVGGYGNSLGLPNIGGEVVFDETYLGNPLVNALCVGVMKHEDLHLANATGIGNQIILYGAKTGGDGIGGVSVLASETFAEGGPTKRPAVQVGDPFMEKLLIECTLELFAARLVEGIQDLGGAGLSCATSELASAGDGGMYVALDKVPLRDASLAPEEILMSESQERMMAVVTPENVEAFLAICAKWDVQADVIGEVTGTGRLQIDWHGERVVDVPPRTVAHEGPVYQRPYARPSWQDELQADGAEKLPRASTGAELRDTLLTLIASPNLCDKSWVTDQYDRYVLGNSVLAQPEDSGMIRVDETSGLGVAVSTDCNGRFAKLDPYTGAKLALAESYRNVATTGARPAAVTDCLNFGSPEDPAVMWQFAEAIRGLVDGCIELGIPVTGGNVSFYNQTGETPILPTPVVGVLGVIDDVTRRTPIGFTADMEGHQLYLLGETDEELSGSEWAHVMHGHLGGRPPAVDLAAEAQLADILINASRDGLIDAAHDVSDGGVAQTLVESALRGGVGARVWTPDGLDPFLFLFAESAGRAVVAVPRTEEVRFTDMCTARRFPHAKIGVITGDTLDVQDQFEIPLTELHAAWTATLPAALG; encoded by the coding sequence GTGTCGAGCGACACCGTCAGCAACGCGACCAGTACGCCGGACGTCGAGCAGCCGTGGGCGGAGCTCGGCCTCAAGCCGGACGAGTACCAGCGGATCCGGGACATTCTCGACCGGCGGCCGACCAGCTGCGAGCTGGCGATGTACTCGGTGATGTGGAGCGAGCACTGCTCGTACAAGTCGTCCAAGGTGCACCTGAAGCGGTTCGGCGAGATCCCGCAGGAGACCCCGGCCGGCAAGATGCTGGCCGGCATCGGCGAGAACGCCGGCGTGATCGACATCGGTGAGGGCTACGCGGTCACCTTCAAGGTCGAGTCGCACAACCACCCGTCGTACGTCGAGCCGTACCAGGGCGCGGCGACCGGGGTCGGCGGCATCGTGCGCGACATCCTGGCGATGGGTGCCCGGCCGGTCGCGGTGATGGACCCGCTGCGGTTCGGTCCGCTGGACGCGCCCGACACGAAGCGGGTGCTGCCCGGCATCGTGTCCGGCGTCGGCGGCTACGGCAACAGCCTCGGCCTGCCGAACATCGGCGGCGAGGTCGTCTTCGACGAGACCTACCTGGGCAACCCGCTGGTGAACGCGCTGTGCGTCGGCGTGATGAAGCACGAGGACCTGCACCTGGCCAACGCCACCGGCATCGGCAACCAGATCATCCTGTACGGCGCCAAGACCGGCGGCGACGGCATCGGCGGCGTCTCGGTGCTCGCGTCGGAGACCTTCGCCGAGGGCGGCCCGACCAAGCGGCCGGCGGTCCAGGTCGGCGACCCGTTCATGGAGAAGCTGCTGATCGAGTGCACGCTGGAGCTGTTCGCGGCCCGGCTGGTCGAGGGCATCCAGGACCTGGGCGGCGCCGGGCTGTCCTGCGCGACCTCGGAGCTGGCCAGCGCGGGTGACGGCGGCATGTACGTCGCGCTCGACAAGGTGCCGCTGCGGGACGCCTCGCTCGCTCCGGAGGAGATCCTGATGAGCGAGTCGCAGGAGCGGATGATGGCGGTCGTCACGCCGGAGAACGTGGAGGCGTTCCTGGCGATCTGCGCCAAGTGGGACGTGCAGGCCGACGTGATCGGCGAGGTCACCGGCACCGGCCGGCTGCAGATCGACTGGCACGGCGAGCGGGTGGTCGACGTACCGCCGCGCACGGTCGCGCACGAGGGCCCGGTCTACCAGCGTCCGTACGCGCGGCCGTCCTGGCAGGACGAGCTGCAGGCCGACGGCGCCGAGAAGTTGCCGCGGGCAAGCACCGGCGCGGAGCTGCGGGACACGCTGCTGACGCTGATCGCCTCGCCGAACCTGTGCGACAAGTCGTGGGTGACCGACCAGTACGACCGGTACGTGCTGGGCAACTCGGTGCTCGCGCAGCCCGAGGACAGCGGCATGATCCGGGTCGACGAGACCAGCGGGCTGGGGGTCGCGGTCTCCACCGACTGCAACGGCCGCTTCGCCAAGCTCGACCCGTACACCGGCGCGAAACTGGCGCTGGCCGAGTCGTACCGCAACGTCGCCACCACCGGCGCGCGCCCGGCCGCGGTCACCGACTGCCTGAACTTCGGCTCGCCGGAGGACCCGGCGGTGATGTGGCAGTTCGCCGAGGCGATCCGCGGACTGGTCGACGGCTGCATCGAGCTCGGCATCCCGGTCACCGGCGGCAACGTGTCGTTCTACAACCAGACCGGCGAGACCCCGATCCTGCCGACGCCGGTGGTCGGCGTGCTCGGCGTCATCGACGACGTCACCCGGCGGACCCCGATCGGGTTCACCGCCGACATGGAGGGTCACCAGCTCTACCTGCTCGGTGAGACCGACGAGGAGCTGTCCGGCTCGGAGTGGGCGCACGTGATGCACGGCCACCTCGGCGGCCGCCCGCCGGCCGTCGACCTCGCGGCCGAGGCGCAGCTCGCGGACATCCTGATCAACGCCTCCCGCGACGGACTGATCGACGCCGCCCACGACGTCAGCGACGGCGGCGTCGCGCAGACCCTGGTCGAGTCCGCCCTGCGCGGCGGCGTCGGCGCCCGGGTCTGGACGCCCGACGGCCTGGACCCGTTCCTGTTCCTGTTCGCCGAGTCGGCCGGCCGCGCGGTCGTCGCAGTGCCGCGCACCGAAGAGGTCCGCTTCACCGACATGTGCACCGCCCGCCGCTTCCCGCACGCCAAGATCGGCGTCATCACCGGTGACACGCTGGACGTCCAGGACCAGTTCGAGATCCCGCTGACCGAGCTGCACGCCGCGTGGACCGCGACGCTGCCGGCCGCCCTGGGCTGA
- the purQ gene encoding phosphoribosylformylglycinamidine synthase subunit PurQ, whose translation MKIGVVTFPGSLDDVDARRAAAVAGAEAVALWHGDADLHGVDAVVLPGGFSYGDYLRAGAISRFAPVMETVIKRAGEGMPVLGICNGFQVLCEAHLLPGALIKNHVRKFVCKDQPLRIENNRTAWTSDYDANHDITIVLKNQDGSYVADETTLDRLEGEGLVVARYLGQNPNGSYRDIAGISNERGNVVGLMPHPEHCVETLTGPSTDGLGFFTSVLKAVVAS comes from the coding sequence GTGAAGATCGGGGTCGTCACCTTCCCGGGTTCGCTCGACGACGTCGACGCCCGCCGCGCCGCCGCGGTCGCCGGTGCCGAGGCGGTCGCGCTCTGGCACGGCGACGCCGACCTGCACGGCGTCGACGCGGTGGTGCTGCCGGGCGGCTTCTCGTACGGCGACTACCTGCGGGCCGGCGCCATCTCCCGGTTCGCGCCGGTGATGGAGACCGTCATCAAGCGGGCCGGCGAGGGCATGCCGGTGCTCGGCATCTGCAACGGCTTCCAGGTGCTCTGCGAGGCGCACCTGCTGCCCGGCGCCCTGATCAAGAACCACGTCCGCAAGTTCGTCTGCAAGGACCAGCCGCTGCGGATCGAGAACAACCGCACCGCGTGGACCAGCGACTACGACGCGAACCACGACATCACCATCGTGCTGAAGAACCAGGACGGCTCGTACGTCGCCGACGAGACGACGCTGGACCGGCTCGAGGGCGAGGGCCTGGTGGTCGCCCGCTACCTCGGCCAGAACCCGAACGGCTCGTACCGCGACATCGCCGGGATCAGCAACGAGCGCGGCAACGTGGTCGGCCTGATGCCGCACCCGGAGCACTGCGTCGAGACCCTGACCGGCCCGAGCACCGACGGCCTCGGCTTCTTCACCTCGGTCCTGAAAGCCGTCGTCGCCTCCTGA
- the purS gene encoding phosphoribosylformylglycinamidine synthase subunit PurS — MARVVVDVMLKPEILDPQGKAVHGAFGRLGFDGVADVRQGKRFEITLEGEATEEKVAEIRKAADTLLANPVIEDYALHVENDQ, encoded by the coding sequence GTGGCTCGCGTTGTCGTCGACGTCATGCTCAAGCCCGAGATCCTCGACCCGCAGGGCAAGGCGGTGCACGGCGCGTTCGGCCGGCTCGGCTTCGACGGCGTGGCCGACGTCCGCCAGGGCAAGCGCTTCGAGATCACCCTCGAGGGCGAGGCCACCGAGGAGAAGGTGGCCGAGATCCGCAAGGCCGCGGACACCCTGCTGGCCAACCCGGTGATCGAGGACTACGCCCTGCACGTGGAGAACGACCAGTGA
- a CDS encoding PadR family transcriptional regulator, with the protein MATAELVLGLLSGGAAHGYDVKRGHDAWFPDSRPLAFGQVYSTLARLERDGLVEVAERTAGGGPDRRVFAITEKGRKHLEDWLADPVPPAWGTADEMLRKLVAALRTGGDPTAFLARQRANHLRRIRELQDAPPAGDPTAHLVRSYLVAHLDADLRWLDSALERLTDDKETS; encoded by the coding sequence ATGGCGACTGCGGAGCTGGTGCTGGGGCTGCTGTCCGGCGGCGCGGCGCACGGCTATGACGTGAAGCGGGGCCATGACGCCTGGTTCCCGGACAGCCGTCCGCTCGCGTTCGGGCAGGTCTACTCGACGCTGGCCCGGCTGGAGCGTGACGGCTTGGTCGAGGTCGCCGAGCGGACCGCCGGCGGTGGCCCGGACCGGCGGGTCTTCGCGATCACCGAGAAGGGCCGCAAGCACCTCGAGGACTGGCTGGCCGATCCCGTCCCGCCCGCCTGGGGCACCGCCGACGAGATGTTGCGCAAGCTGGTCGCCGCCCTGCGCACCGGCGGCGACCCGACCGCCTTCCTGGCCAGGCAGCGGGCGAACCACCTGCGCCGGATCCGCGAGCTGCAGGACGCCCCACCCGCCGGCGACCCGACCGCGCACCTGGTTCGGTCCTACCTCGTCGCGCACCTGGACGCGGACCTGCGCTGGCTGGATTCCGCGCTGGAGCGCCTCACCGACGACAAGGAGACCAGCTGA
- a CDS encoding ABC transporter ATP-binding protein translates to MTSTPALELTDLEYAYHRNVALRGITVTVAPGEVVAITGASGCGKSTLLHCAAGILTPDAGTVAVAGQDLAALPEEQRSRMRRTHIGVVLQFGQLVPDLSLADNVALPLLLDGADRAGARRSAVEWLDRVGIADEADAVPAQLSGGQTQRAAIARALVTGPSVVLADEPTGSVDSRAGQELLKVLLRSTRDRGAALVMVTHDNLLAASADREIRLRDGKIQHEVTLR, encoded by the coding sequence ATGACGTCCACCCCGGCCCTGGAGCTCACCGACCTGGAGTACGCGTACCACCGCAACGTCGCACTGCGCGGCATCACCGTCACCGTCGCTCCCGGCGAGGTCGTCGCGATCACGGGAGCCAGCGGCTGCGGCAAGTCGACCCTGCTGCACTGCGCGGCCGGCATTCTCACGCCGGACGCCGGCACCGTGGCGGTGGCGGGGCAGGACCTGGCCGCGCTGCCCGAGGAGCAGCGCAGCCGGATGCGGCGGACCCACATCGGAGTGGTGCTGCAGTTCGGACAGCTCGTGCCCGACCTTTCCCTCGCCGACAACGTCGCCCTGCCCCTGCTGCTCGACGGCGCCGATCGGGCCGGCGCGCGCAGGAGCGCGGTCGAGTGGCTCGACCGGGTCGGGATCGCAGACGAGGCGGACGCCGTACCGGCGCAGCTGTCGGGTGGTCAGACCCAGCGGGCCGCGATTGCGCGGGCTCTGGTCACCGGCCCGTCGGTGGTGCTGGCCGACGAGCCGACCGGCAGCGTCGACAGCCGGGCCGGTCAGGAGCTGCTGAAGGTGCTGCTGCGGTCCACCCGCGATCGCGGCGCCGCGCTGGTGATGGTCACCCACGACAACCTGCTGGCCGCGTCCGCGGACCGGGAGATCAGGCTGCGCGACGGCAAGATCCAGCACGAGGTGACGCTGAGATGA
- a CDS encoding FtsX-like permease family protein: MSLSLATTVHLARSRTPADRSRVRLATAALAFAGALFLAALRLLRLRGELSKDAYSNYVAEIGLRAGLAAILVILSLLAGGLAVQALRIGTAARERRLAALRLAGASPRQVRRLAAADAALVGVAGGLLAGPAYLALTLLFGALPRMLRIFPGVDWWDLAGWVIVALVTTVAGTAIGWFLHRPAGPGKAPRPLPPQVAPAIGAGLLVLGLLPGGYLGYIGSAATVVGLAVLWFWLAPRFHRALGRRLTTSSRPVTLLTGARLVADARPASRMSTLLLCCGYLIGALAQTSLYIVLDHSPRRAGNLEFYLTGFGLSIFGVALIAVIALSALTVGVADQLVDQRRQLACLTALGVDVGFLGRVVRRQLTTVAAPALALGLGIGLLGGINVLIGFQTDQPPTGWLAPLFVVLLGLGAAAGAGGAALAGYLLRNQLRDALDPENLRAA; the protein is encoded by the coding sequence ATGAGTCTGTCCCTCGCGACCACCGTTCACCTGGCCAGGTCCCGGACGCCCGCCGACCGCAGCCGGGTCCGGCTCGCCACCGCGGCCCTGGCGTTCGCCGGGGCCCTGTTCCTCGCGGCGCTGCGGCTGTTGCGGCTGCGGGGCGAGCTGTCCAAGGACGCCTACAGCAACTACGTCGCCGAGATCGGACTACGGGCCGGACTGGCAGCGATCCTGGTGATCCTGTCCCTGCTCGCCGGTGGGTTGGCGGTCCAGGCGCTCCGGATCGGGACGGCCGCGCGGGAGCGACGGCTGGCCGCGCTCCGGCTCGCCGGTGCGTCACCGCGCCAGGTCCGTCGGCTGGCCGCAGCCGACGCGGCCCTGGTGGGCGTCGCCGGCGGACTGCTCGCCGGTCCGGCCTACCTGGCGCTGACCCTGCTTTTCGGGGCGCTGCCACGGATGCTGCGGATCTTCCCGGGCGTGGACTGGTGGGACCTGGCCGGCTGGGTGATCGTCGCGCTGGTGACGACGGTCGCCGGCACTGCGATCGGGTGGTTCCTGCACCGTCCAGCCGGCCCGGGCAAGGCGCCGCGTCCGCTTCCTCCGCAGGTCGCGCCGGCCATCGGCGCGGGCCTGCTGGTGCTGGGGCTGCTTCCCGGCGGCTATCTGGGCTACATCGGCTCGGCCGCCACCGTGGTCGGGCTCGCCGTGCTGTGGTTCTGGCTCGCGCCGCGGTTCCACCGGGCGCTCGGTCGCCGGTTGACCACCTCCAGCCGCCCGGTCACCTTGCTGACCGGGGCAAGGCTGGTGGCCGACGCGCGGCCGGCCAGCCGGATGAGCACGCTGCTGCTGTGCTGCGGCTACTTGATCGGCGCTCTGGCCCAGACCTCGCTCTACATCGTGCTCGACCACTCGCCGCGTCGCGCCGGCAACCTTGAGTTCTACCTCACCGGCTTCGGCCTCAGCATCTTCGGCGTGGCGCTGATCGCGGTCATCGCGCTCAGCGCGCTGACGGTCGGCGTGGCCGACCAACTCGTCGACCAGCGCCGGCAACTGGCCTGTCTCACCGCGCTGGGCGTCGACGTCGGCTTCCTCGGCCGGGTCGTCCGGCGCCAGCTCACCACGGTCGCCGCCCCCGCACTCGCCCTCGGTCTGGGAATCGGGCTGCTCGGCGGGATCAACGTGCTGATCGGGTTCCAGACCGACCAGCCACCCACCGGCTGGCTCGCCCCGCTGTTCGTCGTCCTGCTCGGGCTCGGCGCCGCGGCCGGCGCCGGTGGGGCCGCACTGGCCGGCTACCTGCTGCGCAACCAGCTACGGGACGCACTCGATCCCGAGAATCTGAGGGCCGCTTGA
- a CDS encoding CDP-alcohol phosphatidyltransferase family protein, with amino-acid sequence MTTLQLSVRPALLLGVPNRITLIRTVLSMLVAAVAFRTGALSLLVAGYAVYWLGDMADGAVARWRNEESEAGAVFDIVCDRACSFLLAAAFMATFPDTIGPLAIFLVQFGVLDTMLSLAFLLWPGSLSPNYFYRVDQKLYVWNWSKPAKAVNTAAVVIALVVDHHVHIPWLPYAVACVAVVVKIASLARLLAILRGRIPAVPAAS; translated from the coding sequence ATGACAACTCTCCAGCTCTCCGTCCGCCCCGCCCTGCTGCTCGGCGTGCCGAACCGGATCACCCTGATCCGGACCGTGCTGTCGATGCTGGTCGCCGCGGTGGCGTTCCGGACCGGCGCACTCAGCCTGCTGGTCGCCGGGTACGCCGTCTACTGGCTCGGCGACATGGCCGACGGGGCGGTCGCCCGGTGGCGCAACGAGGAGTCGGAGGCCGGGGCGGTGTTCGACATCGTCTGCGACCGGGCCTGCTCGTTCCTGCTGGCGGCGGCGTTCATGGCCACCTTCCCGGACACGATCGGGCCGCTGGCGATCTTCCTGGTCCAGTTCGGGGTGCTGGACACGATGCTGTCGCTGGCCTTCCTGCTCTGGCCGGGCTCGCTCAGCCCGAACTACTTCTACCGGGTGGACCAGAAGCTCTACGTCTGGAACTGGTCGAAGCCGGCCAAGGCCGTGAACACCGCGGCGGTGGTGATCGCGCTGGTCGTCGACCACCACGTGCACATCCCCTGGCTCCCGTACGCCGTCGCGTGCGTAGCCGTCGTGGTCAAGATCGCCTCGCTGGCCCGGCTGCTCGCGATTTTGCGCGGCCGGATCCCGGCCGTACCGGCTGCGTCATGA
- a CDS encoding OsmC family protein, with protein MTTETQAQLNGVNLAAVGALVEAIQFDAANARTTWAAHVTWNGAFASESKVRGFQPVPSDEPAALGGTDQAPNPVEQLLGALGNCLAVGYAANATVAGIAIDELSIHLKGDIDLRVFLGLAEGHAGFDSITATVRLKSAADPEQLAALHQRVQASSPVGHTLTGAVPVTITPA; from the coding sequence ATGACTACTGAGACGCAGGCCCAGCTGAACGGCGTGAACCTGGCCGCCGTGGGCGCACTGGTCGAGGCGATCCAGTTTGACGCCGCCAACGCCCGGACGACCTGGGCCGCGCACGTCACCTGGAACGGCGCGTTCGCGTCGGAGTCCAAGGTCCGCGGCTTCCAGCCGGTCCCGTCCGACGAGCCGGCCGCGCTCGGCGGCACCGACCAGGCCCCGAACCCGGTCGAGCAGCTGCTCGGTGCCCTGGGCAACTGCCTGGCGGTCGGCTACGCCGCGAACGCCACCGTGGCGGGCATCGCGATCGACGAGCTCAGCATCCACCTCAAGGGCGACATCGACCTGCGGGTGTTCCTCGGGCTCGCCGAGGGACATGCCGGGTTCGACTCGATCACGGCGACGGTCCGGCTGAAGTCGGCCGCCGACCCCGAGCAGCTCGCCGCGCTGCACCAGCGGGTCCAGGCGTCCTCTCCGGTGGGTCACACCCTGACCGGCGCTGTCCCGGTCACGATCACGCCCGCCTGA
- a CDS encoding phosphoribosylaminoimidazolesuccinocarboxamide synthase codes for MTTLPQAVDIPGAKHLHSGKVRDLYELESGELLMVASDRISAFDWILSTPIPDKGKVLTAMSLWWFEQLDVPNHIRSTDVPAEVAGRAVICEKLEMFPVECVARGYLSGTGLLDYDATGEVCGIPLPSGLVEGSRLPEPIFTPATKADLGEHDENVSYDAVVATVGVETAGALRDLTLAIYAKAHAMAEQHGIVLADTKFEFGARPDGTIVLADEVLTPDSSRFWPAAQWSPGRQQPSYDKQIVRDWLQFESGWDRASGEAPPPLSDEVIERTRSAYVDAYERLTGRTFTA; via the coding sequence GTGACCACTCTTCCGCAGGCCGTCGACATCCCCGGTGCCAAGCATCTCCACTCCGGCAAGGTGCGGGACCTGTACGAGCTGGAGTCGGGTGAGCTGCTGATGGTCGCCAGCGACCGGATCAGCGCCTTCGACTGGATCCTGAGCACCCCGATCCCGGACAAGGGCAAGGTGCTCACCGCCATGAGCCTGTGGTGGTTCGAGCAGCTCGACGTGCCGAACCACATCCGCTCCACCGACGTCCCGGCCGAGGTGGCCGGTCGCGCGGTGATCTGCGAGAAGCTGGAGATGTTCCCGGTCGAGTGCGTCGCCCGCGGCTACCTGAGCGGCACCGGCCTGCTCGACTACGACGCCACCGGCGAGGTCTGCGGCATCCCGCTGCCGTCCGGCCTGGTCGAGGGGTCCCGGCTGCCGGAACCGATCTTCACCCCGGCCACCAAGGCCGACCTCGGCGAGCACGACGAGAACGTCTCGTACGACGCGGTGGTGGCGACCGTCGGCGTTGAGACGGCCGGCGCGCTGCGCGACCTGACGCTGGCGATCTACGCGAAGGCCCACGCGATGGCCGAGCAGCACGGCATCGTCCTGGCCGACACGAAGTTCGAGTTCGGCGCCCGCCCGGACGGCACGATCGTGCTCGCCGACGAGGTGCTCACCCCGGACTCCAGCCGCTTCTGGCCGGCCGCGCAGTGGTCCCCGGGTCGGCAGCAGCCGTCGTACGACAAGCAGATCGTGCGGGACTGGCTGCAGTTCGAGTCCGGCTGGGACCGCGCGTCCGGCGAGGCGCCGCCGCCGCTGTCCGACGAGGTGATCGAGCGCACCCGCTCGGCGTACGTCGACGCCTACGAGCGCCTGACCGGCCGCACCTTCACCGCCTGA
- a CDS encoding FAD-dependent monooxygenase, translating into MRTAIVVGAGIGGAAAALGLERSGWQVTVLERAPELGEVGAGISVWPSAVAALAELGVTEVQQAVALVGPAGMRRPDGGWVVEATALGMEAPVMIHRARLHALITERFGPEVAIRTGVTVTGVSQNPAGAEVVAGDEVFRADLVVAADGLRSVVRQTLHPQYAGPRYSGYTAYRGIADVELTDGGGETWGRGRRFGFARLIDGRFYWYATANRPAAQVVADPHADVLEAFGSWHEPIPALLAGTPPESVLQNDIYDLTLPLVPFVSGRVALLGDAAHAMTPNLGRGACTALEDAATLARHLKSPDWAAALAAYDAERRPAATKLVRASRGIGWVGQLDHQVACAVRDGMLAVGGKLAGVTARRRRVGQSRT; encoded by the coding sequence ATGAGGACTGCGATCGTGGTGGGGGCGGGCATCGGTGGCGCGGCCGCGGCGCTCGGGCTGGAGCGAAGTGGCTGGCAGGTGACCGTGCTGGAGCGGGCGCCGGAGCTGGGCGAGGTCGGGGCGGGGATCTCGGTGTGGCCCTCGGCCGTGGCGGCGCTGGCCGAGCTCGGCGTGACGGAGGTGCAGCAGGCCGTCGCCCTGGTCGGCCCGGCCGGGATGCGCAGGCCGGACGGCGGCTGGGTGGTGGAAGCGACGGCTCTGGGGATGGAGGCCCCGGTGATGATCCACCGGGCGCGGCTGCACGCGCTGATCACCGAGCGGTTCGGCCCGGAGGTCGCGATTCGCACCGGCGTGACGGTCACAGGGGTCAGCCAGAATCCGGCCGGTGCCGAGGTGGTCGCGGGGGACGAGGTGTTCCGGGCCGATCTGGTCGTCGCCGCCGACGGCCTGCGCAGCGTCGTACGGCAGACCCTGCATCCGCAGTACGCCGGCCCGCGGTACTCCGGCTACACGGCGTACCGGGGCATCGCGGACGTCGAGCTGACCGACGGTGGCGGTGAGACCTGGGGAAGGGGCCGGCGGTTCGGGTTCGCGCGGCTGATCGACGGCCGGTTCTACTGGTACGCCACGGCGAACCGGCCGGCCGCGCAGGTGGTCGCGGACCCGCACGCCGACGTGCTCGAGGCGTTCGGGAGCTGGCACGAGCCGATCCCCGCGCTCCTGGCCGGCACCCCGCCGGAATCCGTTCTGCAGAACGACATCTACGACCTGACGTTACCGCTCGTGCCCTTCGTCAGCGGCCGGGTCGCCTTGCTCGGCGACGCCGCCCACGCGATGACGCCGAACCTCGGCCGAGGCGCCTGCACCGCCCTCGAAGACGCCGCAACGCTCGCCCGGCACCTCAAAAGCCCCGACTGGGCAGCCGCTCTCGCCGCGTACGACGCCGAACGCCGGCCGGCCGCGACGAAGCTCGTCCGGGCTTCCCGGGGCATCGGCTGGGTGGGGCAGCTCGACCACCAGGTGGCCTGTGCCGTCCGCGACGGCATGCTCGCGGTCGGCGGCAAGCTGGCCGGGGTGACGGCGCGGCGGCGACGGGTGGGACAATCGCGGACGTGA
- a CDS encoding TetR/AcrR family transcriptional regulator, whose protein sequence is MPKNVPLGEDRRAAIADAAIQLVATSGLRGLTHRAVDTAAGLPPGSTSYYLRTRDALLAACVNRMLESDLAAQPGAGSSSAPATPAELAKLLTATVLQLVEHRAEDQLARYELSLEASRRPELLDAITHGGRVLREHLAGMLAALGVPAADEAAWPFAAMLDGLIWDRVAGAGRTLPREAFEAGVHRAISALLRGFEVP, encoded by the coding sequence GTGCCGAAAAACGTCCCGCTCGGAGAGGACCGTCGAGCGGCGATCGCCGACGCCGCCATCCAGCTCGTCGCGACCAGCGGCCTGCGTGGTCTCACCCATCGCGCGGTCGACACGGCCGCCGGGCTGCCCCCCGGCTCCACGTCGTACTACCTGCGCACGCGCGACGCGCTGCTCGCCGCGTGCGTCAACCGGATGCTCGAGAGCGACCTCGCTGCCCAGCCCGGGGCCGGTTCGTCGAGCGCTCCGGCGACACCGGCGGAGCTGGCGAAGCTGCTGACTGCGACGGTGCTGCAGCTGGTCGAGCACCGCGCCGAGGACCAGCTCGCCCGGTACGAGCTCTCGCTCGAAGCGAGCCGCCGGCCCGAGCTGCTCGACGCGATCACCCACGGCGGCCGGGTCCTGCGGGAGCACCTGGCCGGCATGCTCGCCGCCCTCGGCGTGCCCGCGGCCGACGAGGCCGCCTGGCCGTTCGCCGCGATGCTCGACGGCCTGATCTGGGACCGCGTCGCCGGCGCGGGCCGGACGCTGCCCCGAGAAGCCTTCGAGGCCGGCGTCCACCGCGCGATCTCCGCGCTGCTGCGGGGCTTCGAGGTTCCCTGA
- a CDS encoding AraC family transcriptional regulator, whose protein sequence is MDDALSRLLDDVRPQGVVVETADLSAPWQVRCPAGAALTLVTMVRGTAVLTVDGETPAELAAGDVALVVGRRPYTLADGPAESADQAVLVTGSYEVGGGVCDRVLGGLPPVLLVESGAGVGRAVDLLTDELENARPGQRALLDRLLDLIVLTALRVWLDRPDSSAPPWYRAQQDPAIGSALALMHAEPARRWTVAELAASSSMSRAAFSRRFHALVGEPPMSYLTCWRLCLAGDLLRGTDDTLATVARKVGYANGYALSAAFTRFYGVRPGEYRTDAA, encoded by the coding sequence ATGGATGACGCGCTGTCCCGGCTGCTCGACGACGTCCGGCCGCAGGGAGTGGTGGTGGAGACGGCCGACCTGTCGGCGCCGTGGCAGGTGCGCTGCCCAGCCGGCGCCGCGCTGACGCTGGTCACGATGGTCCGGGGGACGGCGGTGCTCACGGTCGACGGCGAAACCCCGGCCGAGCTGGCGGCGGGAGACGTCGCGCTGGTGGTCGGCCGCCGGCCGTACACGCTGGCCGACGGACCGGCCGAGAGCGCGGACCAGGCGGTGCTCGTGACCGGTAGCTACGAGGTCGGGGGAGGCGTGTGCGACCGGGTCCTCGGCGGCTTGCCTCCCGTGCTGCTTGTCGAGTCCGGCGCTGGGGTCGGTCGCGCGGTCGACCTGCTCACCGACGAGCTGGAGAACGCCCGGCCCGGGCAACGAGCGCTTTTGGACCGCCTGCTCGACCTGATCGTGCTCACCGCGCTGCGGGTCTGGCTGGACCGGCCCGACTCCTCCGCCCCGCCGTGGTACCGAGCACAGCAGGACCCGGCCATCGGTTCGGCGCTCGCGCTCATGCACGCGGAGCCGGCCCGGCGGTGGACGGTCGCGGAGCTGGCGGCGAGCAGCTCGATGTCGCGGGCCGCGTTCTCGCGGCGCTTCCATGCCCTGGTCGGCGAACCACCGATGTCGTACCTGACCTGCTGGCGGCTGTGCCTGGCCGGCGACCTGCTGCGGGGGACCGACGACACCCTGGCGACCGTCGCCCGCAAGGTCGGCTACGCGAACGGGTACGCGCTGAGTGCCGCCTTCACCCGCTTCTACGGCGTCCGCCCCGGCGAGTACCGCACCGACGCCGCGTGA